A genomic window from Microbacterium sp. ET2 includes:
- a CDS encoding 5-formyltetrahydrofolate cyclo-ligase: MSDAIADAKRALRADLRERRNLMSSAARETAEQGIAAQLDALVERFGVRSMSCFLSTTTEPGTRRFVSEAVRRGIRVLLPITRTDGLLDWAVATPDLDIAEGMFGLPEPVGDVLGPIAVNDVDLLVIPAAAVGQDGIRLGWGRGFFDKTIGSMERCPPVYAVIYDTELLDEVPRDVHDQPVTGVVTPTRTIDLAPARR; this comes from the coding sequence ATGTCAGACGCGATCGCCGATGCCAAACGGGCGCTCCGCGCCGACCTGCGTGAGCGCCGGAACCTGATGTCGTCGGCCGCTCGGGAAACCGCAGAACAAGGCATCGCCGCGCAGCTGGACGCCCTGGTCGAGCGCTTCGGTGTCCGGTCGATGTCGTGCTTCCTCTCCACGACGACCGAGCCGGGTACGCGGCGATTCGTGTCCGAGGCGGTGCGCCGCGGCATCCGGGTGCTCCTCCCGATCACCCGCACCGACGGGCTGCTCGACTGGGCGGTCGCCACGCCCGACCTCGACATCGCCGAGGGGATGTTCGGCCTGCCCGAACCGGTCGGCGATGTACTCGGCCCCATCGCCGTCAACGACGTCGACCTCCTCGTCATCCCTGCGGCTGCCGTCGGACAGGACGGGATCCGCCTCGGCTGGGGTCGGGGGTTCTTCGACAAGACGATCGGGTCGATGGAGCGCTGCCCTCCGGTCTACGCCGTCATCTACGACACCGAGCTGCTCGACGAGGTGCCGCGCGACGTGCACGACCAGCCGGTGACGGGTGTGGTCACTCCGACGCGTACGATCGATCTCGCGCCCGCCCGACGCTGA
- the mscL gene encoding large conductance mechanosensitive channel protein MscL — MIKGFKEFILRGNVIDLAVAVVIGAAFTGIVNAIVSGLINPLIALIFQAESLNDVVIAIPNIRGTTTDFGIGLIIGAVINFLAVAVVVYFVFVMPMNHWKKRQEARAGTATEAAADPVPTEQELLMQIRDLLASQPGTGSTRTPTP, encoded by the coding sequence ATGATCAAAGGCTTCAAGGAGTTCATCCTCCGCGGGAATGTGATCGACCTCGCGGTCGCCGTCGTGATCGGCGCTGCGTTCACCGGCATCGTCAACGCGATCGTCTCCGGTCTGATCAACCCGTTGATCGCCTTGATCTTCCAGGCCGAGAGCCTCAACGACGTCGTCATCGCCATCCCGAACATCCGGGGCACGACCACCGACTTCGGCATCGGCCTCATCATCGGCGCGGTGATCAACTTCCTCGCCGTCGCCGTGGTGGTCTACTTCGTCTTCGTCATGCCGATGAACCACTGGAAGAAGCGCCAGGAGGCACGCGCCGGGACGGCGACCGAGGCCGCAGCCGACCCCGTGCCGACCGAGCAGGAGCTGCTCATGCAGATCCGCGACCTGCTCGCGTCGCAGCCCGGCACCGGTTCGACCCGCACCCCGACCCCGTAG
- a CDS encoding histone-like nucleoid-structuring protein Lsr2, with translation MARKIVHQLVDDLDGTVLEIGEGETVLFSLDGVAYEIDLTVDNAAEFRNALSRYVDAARTVSTGRQAESAASRKRRRTGQTDYTAVRQWAKDNGYSVSERGRIPASVMEAYEAAQ, from the coding sequence ATGGCCCGAAAAATTGTGCACCAGCTCGTCGATGATCTGGACGGAACCGTCCTCGAGATCGGCGAGGGTGAAACCGTCCTCTTCTCGCTCGATGGCGTCGCTTATGAGATTGATCTCACCGTTGACAACGCCGCCGAATTCCGGAACGCATTGTCCCGCTATGTCGACGCCGCCCGAACGGTGTCGACCGGCCGGCAGGCCGAATCCGCGGCATCCCGAAAGCGCCGTCGTACCGGACAGACTGATTACACCGCGGTCCGTCAGTGGGCGAAAGACAACGGGTACTCGGTCTCAGAGCGGGGTCGCATTCCGGCGTCGGTGATGGAGGCGTACGAAGCCGCGCAATAA
- a CDS encoding Fe-S cluster assembly protein HesB, whose translation MLTLTENAATAVKAVVAGTPDVQAAGIRIRGAEAPTSGFELTLAPQPEPADAVVEADGARVFLDSTAQAALDDQVLDAQMNEDGSVRFALAAQA comes from the coding sequence ATGCTCACTCTCACCGAGAACGCCGCCACCGCCGTCAAGGCTGTGGTCGCAGGCACCCCCGACGTCCAGGCTGCCGGAATCCGCATCCGCGGAGCCGAGGCACCCACCTCCGGCTTCGAGCTGACCCTGGCCCCGCAGCCCGAGCCTGCGGACGCCGTCGTCGAAGCGGATGGCGCGCGCGTCTTCCTCGACAGCACCGCGCAGGCGGCGCTGGATGACCAGGTGCTCGACGCGCAGATGAACGAGGACGGCTCGGTGCGCTTCGCCCTCGCTGCGCAGGCGTAA
- a CDS encoding AAA family ATPase: protein MENRGGTVPGAAVNPGDLGLSEPGVTVAHIADPARERLRRQASQLGGRSTLLHYSDSREEGIEITGAHPGSLPQFITGRSTLLSGLFRDEVALRNARLAAERITAKNVELRTSRGIDAVHLAVGLASWRLGGLACTAPVLLRPLAIRRHHSDFELKLRGSFHVNPELIRALKTHFGITVDARALAALAYDGGVFKPQPVIDHLRALTASLPNVKVQPRLVVSTFADVASVMSRDAAHLDHPVLNALAGHPADRERVMHRREVPSILPADERPPAADALLLDADAEQEGVLARIASGQSLVVHTLPGTGGTQTVINAVGSLVRDGRRVLVVSARRATLEGVRHRLAGVGLPGLTVSPRHVRRDLIRAIGRNEKAEKPSVAEVDDALVRLRTVLRDYRHALTTTHSDLGVCTLDVLRRLAELSALTPAPSTAARFDVSTLIRLAGKRRDAAAKLAAVARLGEFRFGPHDSPWFGVSFATTADARRAHGLAARLHRTDVPALLERGYAVVGQTHMRPFQSIAELGVQLRLLSGIRDSLDRFSPTVFERPLGELIQAHGPRRDAASMNAANRRRLKRLSREYIRPGVHIVDMHEALLRVQQQRTEWHRYVEAGVIPEVPFGLADVQVAWQRVDADLAELDEVLGRSGADALASIPVSQLVRTLAELAAESDVFDNLVERATLRSALAALGLEPLLTELSVRHVPEDQVGAELEWAWWQSALEYLLRTDRALLGANTAVVDRLERDFRLVDEAHTGASGPLLASQLATQWRIGIVDEADEAAALRSALKSGDISPAQFVDAAPTLSRALAPVWLASPYDVPLIPDSLRFDVVIIADAGALCLAEAAPALRRGGQLVVFGDPVTQKPTPFRVASAIPTDDPDAPDEPFDEESVFVRLSELFPVETLTRSYRAGGEDLAALVNDAFYGGEIVSLPWAGSYLGRGSLSVDYVEGGTGAPDPISGAVESPDAEVARVVTLVVEHAVNRASESLMVVTASRRHAERIRAAVGAAFAGRTDVADFVGRDTAEPFAVLSLEESVAESRDRVIFSLGFGLTKHGRVLSDFGDLSTPDGERLLTVGMTRARRSMVIVSSIRPSAFDEGRLEHGAATLMGILGGLAARAREARLEDLADPLTRSLARELRRLGVSVDVQYRGLLPLVAQYNGKAVVAETDPETRGESLREALRLRPQILRRLGWHYVRVHSFDLYSDPAGVAARIAELLGAPAITADPDTQPVDFIE from the coding sequence ATGGAGAACCGGGGAGGAACCGTGCCCGGTGCGGCCGTGAACCCCGGCGACCTCGGTCTTTCCGAACCGGGTGTCACGGTCGCGCATATCGCCGACCCCGCGCGGGAGAGACTGCGTCGCCAAGCGTCGCAGCTGGGTGGACGATCGACGCTGCTGCATTACAGCGACTCCCGCGAAGAGGGCATCGAGATCACGGGTGCCCACCCCGGGAGCCTTCCGCAGTTCATCACCGGACGCTCGACCCTGTTGTCGGGCCTCTTCCGCGACGAGGTGGCGCTGCGAAACGCCCGACTCGCCGCTGAGCGCATCACCGCCAAGAACGTCGAGCTGCGCACGTCGCGGGGAATCGACGCCGTTCACCTCGCGGTGGGCCTCGCCTCCTGGCGACTGGGCGGGCTCGCCTGCACCGCACCGGTTCTGCTGCGACCGCTCGCCATCCGGCGGCACCACTCCGACTTCGAGCTCAAGCTGCGCGGCTCGTTCCACGTCAACCCCGAGCTCATCCGGGCGCTGAAGACCCACTTCGGCATCACCGTCGATGCGAGGGCGCTCGCCGCGCTCGCGTACGACGGAGGCGTCTTCAAGCCGCAGCCCGTGATCGACCACCTGCGAGCGCTCACCGCCTCGCTCCCGAACGTGAAGGTGCAGCCGCGACTGGTGGTGTCGACCTTCGCCGACGTCGCGTCGGTCATGTCGCGTGACGCCGCGCACCTCGATCACCCTGTGCTCAACGCCCTGGCGGGGCATCCTGCCGATCGCGAACGGGTCATGCACCGTCGCGAGGTCCCCTCGATCCTCCCCGCCGACGAACGTCCCCCCGCCGCTGACGCGCTGCTGCTCGACGCCGACGCCGAGCAGGAGGGGGTGCTCGCACGGATCGCGTCGGGTCAGTCACTCGTCGTGCACACGCTCCCCGGCACCGGCGGGACCCAGACCGTCATCAACGCTGTCGGATCGCTCGTGCGCGACGGGCGACGCGTCCTGGTCGTGAGCGCTCGCCGTGCCACCCTCGAGGGCGTCCGACACCGCCTCGCCGGGGTGGGCCTGCCGGGCCTCACCGTCTCGCCCCGTCACGTGCGTCGCGATCTGATCCGCGCGATCGGGCGCAACGAGAAGGCCGAGAAGCCGTCCGTCGCCGAGGTCGATGACGCTCTCGTGCGCCTCCGCACCGTGCTGCGCGACTACCGTCACGCGCTCACGACGACGCACTCCGACCTCGGCGTCTGCACCCTCGACGTGCTGCGCAGGCTCGCCGAGCTCTCGGCGCTGACGCCCGCGCCCTCGACCGCCGCGCGCTTCGACGTCAGCACGCTCATCCGCCTGGCCGGAAAGCGCAGAGACGCCGCGGCGAAGCTCGCCGCCGTCGCCCGGCTGGGGGAGTTCCGCTTCGGTCCGCACGACTCGCCGTGGTTCGGCGTCTCGTTCGCCACCACCGCCGACGCCCGTCGCGCCCACGGCCTGGCCGCCCGTCTTCATCGCACCGACGTTCCGGCCCTCCTCGAGCGCGGCTATGCGGTGGTGGGTCAGACCCACATGCGGCCGTTCCAGAGCATCGCCGAGCTCGGTGTGCAGCTGCGCCTGCTCTCGGGCATCCGCGATTCGCTCGACCGCTTCAGTCCGACCGTGTTCGAGCGGCCTCTCGGCGAGCTGATCCAGGCCCACGGTCCGCGTCGCGACGCCGCGTCGATGAACGCGGCCAACCGCCGCCGGCTCAAGCGGCTGTCGCGGGAGTACATCCGGCCCGGAGTCCACATCGTCGACATGCACGAGGCCCTGCTGCGCGTGCAGCAGCAGCGCACCGAGTGGCACCGGTATGTCGAGGCCGGCGTGATTCCCGAGGTGCCCTTCGGTCTGGCCGACGTGCAGGTCGCGTGGCAGCGGGTCGACGCCGATCTGGCGGAGCTCGACGAGGTGCTCGGGCGCTCGGGTGCCGACGCGCTCGCGTCGATTCCGGTGTCGCAGCTGGTGCGTACGCTTGCCGAACTCGCCGCCGAGTCCGACGTCTTCGACAACCTCGTCGAACGCGCGACGCTGCGTTCGGCGTTGGCCGCCCTCGGCCTCGAGCCGCTCCTGACCGAGCTGTCGGTGCGGCACGTTCCCGAGGATCAGGTCGGCGCCGAGCTCGAGTGGGCGTGGTGGCAGTCGGCCCTTGAGTATCTGCTGCGCACCGACCGTGCGCTCCTGGGTGCCAACACGGCCGTCGTCGATCGTCTCGAGCGCGACTTCAGGCTCGTCGACGAGGCGCACACCGGCGCCTCAGGCCCGCTCCTGGCGTCGCAGCTGGCCACCCAGTGGCGCATCGGCATCGTCGACGAGGCCGATGAGGCTGCGGCGCTGCGCAGCGCGTTGAAGTCGGGCGACATCAGCCCGGCCCAGTTCGTCGATGCCGCGCCCACCCTCTCCCGCGCCCTGGCGCCGGTGTGGCTCGCCTCGCCCTACGACGTGCCGCTGATTCCCGACTCCCTCCGCTTCGATGTCGTGATCATCGCGGATGCCGGGGCGCTCTGTCTCGCCGAGGCGGCACCGGCGCTCCGGCGCGGCGGTCAGCTGGTGGTCTTCGGCGACCCGGTGACCCAGAAGCCCACGCCGTTCCGGGTGGCATCCGCCATCCCGACCGACGATCCCGACGCGCCCGACGAGCCGTTCGACGAGGAGAGCGTCTTCGTCCGGCTCTCCGAGCTGTTCCCCGTTGAGACTCTCACCCGCAGCTACCGCGCCGGGGGCGAAGACCTCGCCGCGCTGGTGAACGACGCCTTCTACGGCGGCGAGATCGTGTCGCTGCCCTGGGCGGGGTCGTATCTCGGCCGCGGGAGCCTCAGTGTCGACTACGTCGAGGGCGGCACGGGCGCGCCCGACCCCATCAGCGGCGCCGTCGAGAGCCCCGACGCCGAGGTGGCCCGCGTGGTCACCCTGGTTGTCGAGCACGCCGTGAACCGGGCGTCGGAGTCGTTGATGGTCGTCACGGCGTCCCGGCGTCACGCCGAGCGCATCCGTGCCGCGGTCGGAGCCGCCTTCGCCGGACGAACCGATGTGGCCGACTTCGTCGGACGCGACACCGCCGAGCCGTTCGCCGTGCTCAGCCTCGAGGAGTCGGTGGCCGAGAGCCGCGACCGCGTCATCTTCTCGCTCGGATTCGGCCTCACCAAGCACGGTCGCGTGCTCAGCGACTTCGGCGACCTCTCGACCCCCGACGGCGAGCGTCTCCTCACGGTCGGCATGACCCGTGCGCGCCGGTCGATGGTGATCGTGTCATCCATCCGTCCCTCCGCGTTCGACGAGGGACGGCTCGAGCACGGGGCGGCCACGCTCATGGGCATCCTCGGCGGCCTCGCCGCCCGTGCGCGCGAAGCGCGGTTGGAGGATCTCGCCGACCCGCTCACCCGGTCACTCGCCCGCGAGCTTCGCCGCCTCGGCGTCTCGGTCGACGTGCAGTACCGGGGGCTCTTGCCCCTCGTCGCCCAGTACAACGGCAAGGCCGTGGTCGCCGAGACCGACCCCGAAACCCGTGGGGAGTCGCTGCGTGAGGCGCTGCGCCTCCGCCCGCAGATTCTGCGGCGTCTCGGATGGCACTACGTGCGCGTGCACTCGTTCGACCTGTACAGCGATCCGGCCGGGGTCGCCGCGCGGATCGCGGAGCTGCTCGGGGCGCCGGCGATCACCGCCGACCCCGACACGCAGCCGGTCGACTTCATCGAATAA
- a CDS encoding FmdB family zinc ribbon protein, giving the protein MPTYAYACKQCGHRFDAVQSFADPALTTCPECEGPLRKEYGSIGVTFNGSGFYRTDSRAGGGEGSKSEGTRSEKKKSESAPASSGGESSGSSTSSKFEAKASPASSGS; this is encoded by the coding sequence ATGCCCACCTACGCCTACGCCTGCAAGCAGTGCGGGCACCGTTTCGACGCCGTGCAGTCCTTCGCCGACCCGGCCCTGACGACCTGCCCCGAGTGCGAGGGACCGCTGCGCAAGGAGTACGGCTCGATCGGCGTCACCTTCAACGGCTCGGGTTTCTACCGCACCGACTCGCGTGCCGGCGGCGGCGAGGGCTCCAAGAGCGAGGGCACCAGAAGCGAGAAAAAGAAGAGTGAGAGCGCACCGGCGAGTTCCGGTGGCGAATCGAGCGGGTCTTCGACATCATCGAAGTTCGAGGCGAAGGCCTCCCCCGCGTCCAGCGGTTCGTAG
- a CDS encoding methylated-DNA--[protein]-cysteine S-methyltransferase — translation MIAALAPRFLLHRSPIGEVLIVTSDEALLTVHPIHGPAEPELEGLARRYGDVEHGPDHPLALRAADQLDEYFARERRQFDLPLDLGATTGFTRLALEAIRRIPYGETAGYGEVAIAAGRPGAARAVGTACATTPFSIVIPVHRVVRADGSLGEYGGHPEVKRFLVDLERAAGV, via the coding sequence ATGATCGCCGCCCTTGCTCCCCGGTTCCTTTTGCACCGCTCCCCCATCGGCGAGGTGCTGATCGTGACGTCGGATGAGGCCCTGCTCACCGTGCATCCGATCCATGGGCCGGCAGAGCCGGAGCTCGAGGGCCTCGCCCGCCGATACGGCGATGTGGAGCACGGCCCCGATCATCCACTCGCCCTGCGAGCCGCCGATCAGCTCGACGAGTACTTCGCCCGTGAGCGCCGGCAGTTCGACCTGCCTCTCGACCTCGGAGCGACGACGGGCTTCACCCGGCTCGCGCTGGAGGCGATCCGGCGGATCCCCTACGGCGAGACCGCCGGCTACGGCGAGGTGGCCATTGCCGCGGGACGCCCCGGCGCGGCACGGGCGGTCGGCACCGCCTGCGCGACCACGCCGTTCTCGATCGTCATCCCGGTGCACCGGGTGGTGCGGGCCGACGGGTCGCTCGGCGAGTACGGCGGCCATCCCGAGGTGAAGCGGTTCCTCGTCGACCTCGAGCGCGCGGCCGGCGTGTAG
- a CDS encoding solute symporter family protein: MNEFFASVGSAVSAAVDTAENNPVLNISIFGAFVAVTLFIVIRASRNNKTAADYYAAGRSFTGPQNGFAISGDYLSAASFLGICGAIAINGYDGFLYSIGFLVAWLVALLLVAELMRNTGKFTMADVLSFRLKERPVRMAAAITTLAVCFFYLLAQMAGAGGLVALLLGINEAVGQSVVVAVVGVIMIVYVLVGGMKGTTWVQIVKAFLLIGGALIMTIWVLAINGFSLNTLLENAVAASVTEPADAILGPGLQYGGNPWDFISLAIALVLGTAGLPHVLMRFYTVPTAKEARRSVVWAIWLIGLFYLLTLVLGYGAAALVGPERIASAPGGVNSAAPLLALELGGPLLLGFISAVAFATILAVVAGLTITAAASFAHDIYANVVKKGNVPPDGEVKVARRTVIVIGILAILGGIAVQGQNVAFLVALAFAVAASANLPTILYSLFWRKFTTRGAVWSMYGGLAAAIILIVLSPVFWGTETSVFKVGTAIWPLNNPGIVSIPLGFFLGWLGSVTSRRSEDRKKAAEMEVRSLTGFGAEKATSH, from the coding sequence ATGAACGAATTCTTCGCCTCCGTCGGGTCGGCGGTCAGCGCCGCGGTCGACACCGCCGAGAACAATCCCGTGCTGAACATCTCGATCTTCGGGGCCTTCGTCGCGGTGACGCTGTTCATCGTCATTCGCGCGAGTAGGAACAACAAGACCGCCGCGGACTATTACGCCGCCGGACGCTCCTTCACCGGCCCGCAGAACGGGTTCGCCATTTCGGGCGACTATCTCTCCGCAGCATCCTTCTTGGGGATCTGCGGCGCGATCGCCATCAACGGATACGACGGCTTCCTCTACTCCATCGGGTTCCTCGTCGCGTGGCTCGTCGCCCTGCTGCTCGTGGCGGAGCTGATGCGCAACACCGGCAAGTTCACGATGGCCGACGTGCTCTCCTTCCGCCTGAAGGAGCGCCCCGTGCGCATGGCCGCGGCGATCACGACCCTCGCGGTGTGCTTCTTCTATCTGCTCGCACAGATGGCGGGGGCCGGTGGCCTCGTCGCCCTGCTCCTCGGCATCAACGAAGCGGTGGGGCAGTCGGTGGTCGTCGCCGTCGTCGGCGTCATCATGATCGTCTACGTCCTCGTCGGCGGCATGAAGGGCACCACCTGGGTGCAGATCGTCAAGGCGTTCCTGCTCATCGGCGGCGCGCTGATCATGACCATCTGGGTGCTCGCGATCAACGGCTTCAGCCTGAACACGCTGCTCGAGAACGCCGTCGCCGCCTCGGTCACCGAGCCGGCGGATGCGATCCTCGGCCCGGGCCTGCAGTACGGCGGCAACCCATGGGACTTCATCTCCCTCGCGATCGCGCTGGTGCTCGGCACCGCGGGCCTCCCACACGTGCTGATGCGCTTCTACACGGTGCCGACCGCCAAGGAGGCCCGTCGCTCCGTGGTGTGGGCGATCTGGCTGATCGGCCTGTTCTACCTGCTCACCCTCGTGCTGGGCTACGGCGCTGCAGCGCTCGTCGGTCCGGAACGGATCGCCTCGGCGCCCGGCGGGGTCAACTCGGCCGCACCGCTGCTTGCGCTCGAGCTCGGCGGACCGCTGCTCCTCGGATTCATCAGCGCGGTCGCCTTCGCGACGATCCTCGCGGTGGTCGCGGGGCTCACGATCACCGCGGCGGCGTCGTTCGCGCACGACATCTACGCCAACGTGGTGAAGAAGGGGAACGTGCCTCCCGACGGAGAGGTGAAGGTCGCCCGGCGCACCGTCATCGTGATCGGCATCCTCGCCATCCTCGGCGGTATCGCAGTCCAGGGTCAGAACGTCGCGTTCCTGGTGGCGCTGGCGTTCGCCGTGGCGGCATCGGCGAACCTCCCGACCATCCTGTACTCGCTGTTCTGGCGGAAGTTCACCACCCGCGGCGCGGTGTGGAGCATGTACGGCGGACTCGCCGCCGCGATCATCCTCATCGTGCTCTCGCCGGTGTTCTGGGGAACGGAGACGAGCGTGTTCAAGGTGGGCACCGCGATCTGGCCGCTGAACAACCCGGGGATCGTGTCGATCCCGCTCGGGTTCTTCCTCGGCTGGCTCGGTTCGGTCACCTCGCGTCGCAGCGAAGACCGCAAGAAGGCGGCCGAGATGGAGGTCCGCTCGCTCACCGGCTTCGGCGCCGAGAAGGCGACGAGCCACTAG
- a CDS encoding DUF485 domain-containing protein: MSDRRTESAPPGGIDCIAVEESPRFGELKRRQRSFIFPFAIAFLVWYFAYVLLSSFAVDFMSQRVWGDITVGLLFGLGQFVTTFGITMLYVWFANRKLDPIAEEIREELEQREAAGA; the protein is encoded by the coding sequence ATGTCCGATCGACGTACCGAGTCCGCCCCGCCGGGTGGAATCGACTGCATCGCGGTGGAGGAATCGCCGCGTTTCGGTGAATTGAAGAGGCGGCAACGCAGTTTCATCTTTCCCTTCGCGATCGCGTTCCTCGTCTGGTACTTCGCCTACGTTCTGCTGTCGTCTTTCGCGGTGGACTTCATGTCGCAGCGCGTGTGGGGTGACATCACCGTCGGCCTGCTGTTCGGGCTCGGCCAATTCGTCACCACCTTCGGCATCACGATGCTCTACGTCTGGTTCGCGAACCGGAAGCTGGACCCCATCGCCGAAGAGATCCGTGAAGAACTCGAGCAGCGAGAGGCGGCCGGCGCATGA
- a CDS encoding LuxR C-terminal-related transcriptional regulator: MGDLTRRTGFPVAFGGLSRDDAIHVSAISGARTRYLEGLVVHPMRGLGGRAYVEKRPRLALDYRTARSITHDYDRAILGEGIATLFAVPVLVSGKPRGVIYCGSWGERRVGDVVARPAFQVAEELATELRVRDEVARRLETFTPLQLPAAAMPAAAREELRESYAELRSIAAGVDDDGLRQRLARVEQRLAALTHDEPNPATTDIHLSPREIDVLARAALGETNSEIGETLGLREATVKSYLKSAMAKLDVSTRHAAVMQARRAGLLP; the protein is encoded by the coding sequence GTGGGAGACCTGACCCGCCGCACCGGCTTCCCCGTCGCGTTCGGCGGCCTCTCCCGCGACGACGCGATCCATGTCTCAGCCATCTCCGGTGCCCGCACTCGGTACCTCGAGGGGCTTGTCGTTCACCCAATGCGCGGTCTCGGCGGTCGCGCCTACGTCGAGAAGCGCCCGCGGCTCGCGCTCGATTACCGCACCGCGCGCAGCATCACGCACGATTACGACCGCGCCATCCTCGGCGAGGGCATCGCGACCCTCTTCGCCGTGCCGGTCCTGGTGTCGGGGAAGCCGCGCGGCGTCATCTACTGCGGATCGTGGGGCGAGCGCCGCGTCGGCGACGTCGTCGCCCGTCCGGCCTTCCAGGTCGCCGAGGAGCTCGCGACCGAACTCCGCGTCCGCGACGAGGTGGCGCGGCGACTCGAGACCTTTACCCCGTTGCAGCTTCCCGCGGCCGCGATGCCCGCCGCGGCGCGCGAGGAGCTGCGGGAGAGTTACGCCGAACTGCGCAGCATCGCCGCGGGAGTGGATGACGACGGGCTGCGCCAACGCTTGGCGCGCGTCGAGCAGCGGCTGGCCGCGCTCACCCACGACGAGCCGAATCCAGCGACCACCGACATTCACCTCTCCCCCAGAGAGATCGACGTTCTCGCTCGCGCGGCACTGGGTGAGACCAATAGCGAGATCGGCGAGACCCTCGGGCTTCGCGAAGCGACGGTGAAGTCATACTTGAAATCGGCCATGGCGAAACTGGATGTCTCGACCCGCCATGCCGCGGTGATGCAGGCGCGTCGCGCGGGTCTTCTCCCCTGA
- a CDS encoding UTP--glucose-1-phosphate uridylyltransferase has translation MPKEMLPVVDKPAIQYVVEEATAAGIDDVLIIIGRNKNNLSNHFDSVPELESTLERKGDHSKLAKVQHSSDLADIHFVRQGEPKGLGHAVLRARAHVGDHPFAVLLGDDLIDERDPLLTKMLDEHTKRGAAIVALMEVDPDSIHLYGAAAVEATDDDGVVKVTGLVEKPAKEDAPSNLAIIGRYVLSPSVFEILERTEPGKGGEIQLTDALQEMAADPEGPGVYGVVFRGRRYDTGDRVDYIKAIVQLAADRDDLGPELRPWFKEFAAKL, from the coding sequence ATGCCCAAGGAGATGCTCCCCGTCGTCGACAAACCGGCGATCCAATACGTCGTCGAGGAAGCCACCGCGGCCGGCATCGACGACGTGCTGATCATCATCGGGCGGAACAAGAACAACCTGTCGAACCACTTCGACTCGGTTCCCGAGCTGGAATCCACGCTCGAGCGAAAGGGTGACCACTCCAAGCTCGCGAAGGTGCAGCACTCCAGCGACCTTGCCGACATCCACTTCGTCCGCCAGGGCGAGCCGAAGGGTCTCGGTCACGCGGTCCTGCGTGCCAGGGCGCACGTGGGCGACCACCCCTTCGCCGTTCTCCTGGGTGACGACCTCATCGATGAGCGCGATCCGCTGCTGACCAAGATGCTCGACGAGCACACCAAGCGTGGCGCGGCGATCGTGGCGCTCATGGAGGTCGATCCCGACTCCATCCACCTCTACGGCGCCGCCGCGGTCGAAGCGACCGACGACGACGGTGTCGTGAAGGTCACGGGGCTGGTCGAGAAGCCCGCGAAGGAGGACGCGCCCTCGAATCTCGCGATCATCGGGCGCTACGTGCTCTCGCCGTCGGTGTTCGAGATCCTCGAGCGCACCGAGCCCGGCAAGGGCGGCGAGATCCAGCTGACCGACGCCCTCCAGGAGATGGCTGCCGACCCCGAGGGACCGGGCGTCTACGGCGTGGTCTTCCGTGGCCGGCGCTACGACACCGGCGATAGAGTGGACTACATCAAGGCCATCGTGCAGCTCGCCGCCGACCGAGATGACCTCGGTCCGGAGTTGCGTCCCTGGTTCAAGGAGTTCGCGGCGAAGCTGTGA